DNA sequence from the Monomorium pharaonis isolate MP-MQ-018 unplaced genomic scaffold, ASM1337386v2 scaffold_159, whole genome shotgun sequence genome:
TGCGACTTTACagtaacattaaaatgtcCACCTTgagtacactgaaaaaaaaattgctagatacaaataaatatttttttgaatagtgctaagaatatattttatagaaaatcaataatatttatttcaaacaagtaatatttcctaaattatagaaaactagtacttgttttaaataaatattattgattttctataaaatatgttcttagcactattcaaagaaatatttatttgaatctagtttctttttttcagtgtagcaTTGCAATAACATACTAATTTCACAATAATCTTaagacatatttataataatgttttatactaTAATGCAGtgctttattatttcataagttatctctctaaaatattccttttttGATGATTCtacctttatattttttatgtagaataacgaaagaaatcaattaatagtattaatatatattacaattttgcaaactccaataatgtataaaatctaatttttaagaataagttttttttacattaatttacttaCGCCGACGTGTGTGCGCATGAATAAATGTAGATATGTATAAGTTTAACTTTTAGTAATCACCTCTGAAAAATACAATCAGTAATAATCACATAGGGTATTTTGACTCCCAACGACTTTGAACGCTTACCGCACCAAAAATATGCATCCTAtcgacaataaaaaattcttattattttataattttctttaatgtacaaattatatctataatgcaatgcattaaagaaaattatttataatttaaataatcaattttcatattaaagtattaaaaaaaattattgaaaaaacgaaaaagaaacttttttactaaaaaatgtataattttttaaattttttataattttatttgacaatttagggttttacttttgaaatatgatactttaaaaaatctcagaaaatttttaactaaaagagggagagagagaagcaagtattattatgtttttgaaAAGAACTATAagaatatgcaataaaaaataggggattctatttaaaacattcaaaGTGATTTTGTCCTGACTTTGACCCAAGATcaagtttacatttttttcatgtatcCTTCTTCAAATTAAGCAATTTTTGTCtaaaacaaagaaagtttTCCGCTATGGAGTTGGTCAATAATGCCTTCCTACATATAAACAcacaatttagaaataatatctttttagacTAACAGTCATGATACACAAATAGTTTGATGTGATACGCCTAGTTGTTACTATCCCGAATGCGGCTTATTTCATGTAGGAAAGTGTCtgaacatattatatatcaataaaaaatattttaaatagtgaCTATAAAACATGTTTGTTTTGAACATTTCTAGAATATTCgctagaacattttttatgaaatatcacAATTGTATGTTCatgtaatgtttttacaatattatattgaaatatcacAATTGTATGTTCATGTAATGTTATATTGCAACGTTTCTGCGCTGTAACTAAAAACTGTAGTGCtgggaatattattttaattacagcaaatgcaattttgttataGCGCGTgttaaattcttgaaaaagaCAGATATGGGATGTATTGCTTATATGAATTGGTACATATGAAAATTTCAACGCTTGATAAAGTTTTATCTACGACTCTATATCTCGCTTTACATCCTGTAAgaactaaaatataaagatgCTTTCACACTTGCGCTAAACATCCCAGCAAACacgaagttacatgtaacgtgcctgttagttataatttcccactcaacaatgtaattgtaatataacacgtgtgttatattacaattacattgttgagtgagaaattataactaacaggcacgttacatgtaactttgtgtttgctgggattaTTACTGCTACGAATTCTTTCaacaatttcgaaaatttcagatttatttgaattgctgcaattgttttttaaaaacaaacgtaCGAGTGCAGACACGTGTACAAGACAATAATATGGAAATCGACATCAACATTAATGATGTATTGCAAGGTACGTAGAAGATGTTGTAACTTTAtagatttacaattttctagTTATTTTGCCTTTTTTCACGAGTAAACGCAACGTATCATTTCGATACACACTCTATACGCGAAATTCTGTTAACAGAAATGATAACATTTCTGGAATGCCTTCGCGAGGCGCACCTTCCACTTACACTCGagaatttacgagaaaaaacTGTTGATACGCTCGAAAAGCATTCTGAACGTCACAACGACAATGATGGCTGGAATATCGGAACCTTATTTAGACATGAAACCTGGTTCAAAAAGCTTATTATGGACAAGGAACGGAACCGATTCGGAGGAATACATAGGAATGTGTGTAGAAGAATCTCAAAAACATATCCAGACCCATTCTGATCGCATGTCCGGTCATCAGGATTACTACGAAACCTTTGAGAACGAAAGACAGATCGCGAGTGCATCAGCGAATATATATTCCGGGAAAAATGACGATCGGGACGAGAGCCAAATGCTCATTGGAATTTACAAGAATCTATCAGCGATgcaaattaaaagcaaatgttataaatgtgGCCCGCTCTTCaggagagaaggaaaaaaattgtttctatcGGAAAGTCGTGCTTGCTGGACCGCATTGATTGGATCGTATCTGCTCATCTATCGAAGCGAACGGCACAATCGACCGTACGCAATCTATCCAATTCAGGGTTACATGGCTCGTCCAGCACCGAATATGATTCCTCGTGATCGACAAAAGAGCGATTCGGCCTTTGAGATGTACAGTCCTGGAAGTGAAACATTACAGTTTATCGCGAGGACACCGAAGGACATGGATCAATGGATAGCAAAGATTTGCGAAGTGGGATGTCGTaacaaaaaggaaagagagaagaagcgGTCTATTGTCGAATCCTCGCTAACGGATCATCACAAAGACGATGCAACATGTCGAGGGTATTGGGGTGCAGAAAAATCACCTGTCATCGATAAGTCAACGACTAAAGCCAAATCGAGTGATGACAAATCAAGCCAAGTTGAGCATAAAAATACAGATGAAAGAGCGCCTCCGCTACCAGCTCGAATACCACGGAGGCTCCCCTCTTTACCTCCTGATAGCCCTCTCGTGGAAGTACTCTCTTACAGAGCGACTGTTGAGGGTGACGACGAGgacgataataatatttatcatagaATCGAAGATTTGAGGAACGAAACGCGTTATCAAAATATGATATTGTCGAAAAAAAAGCAGCCTGACGAGAGGCAGCAGCAGGAAGCTTTCGAAACTGTTCAAACTGTCGAGTATGACGACATTTGTGCATCTAACGAGAACGTGGTGAGCAAGTTCCGCGCGCACGATGTACTAGTTTTTCAAGAGACATACGACGATGTCATTACATCTTTGCGAATTGACGCTACGACCACTGAGCCGGAATCAAATCAAAATGCATTTCGTGTCGAtgacgaaaaaaaagaagaattttacGACGATGTAGAAGTAAGTTAGTTATTATACTTACTCTAATTTttcgtacaaaaaatattcaaatttaagtGTTAACACACAATTTTGGAAGTTTTCTTTCAAAGGAGGATATGCATTTTAAGCATGTTTTGGAGCGTGCGGGGATCATatgatcgaattttttttatttagttttaattagaGACCCTTTACTAAGAAACACGACAATCCTGAATTCTGAAACAAAATGGCGACGATGTATATACTGATTGTAATTGTGATTGTGATTGAACGTTTGAAGtcataaataagttttaactCACAAATAAGTAAGgccataaaacaaaaaaacatttaaaacataaaacataaaacatttaattatttttatgaaatggaagtaatttttcaaagatgtattccttatttaaataatataaactgtaatttaattaaatttttcactcAGAAAATGACTCATGTCCGATATGACtcattacaaaattgtcatagcttatttgataaaataataaaatattttattcgatttCGAACTAGAATTTTGTGCAAAAAACAACCAGTgtttaaaaaagcaatatataACAGTAAGACTATGGCAATGCAttctattgttaaataataaactatcttgtaatgttacaatttacttttctttgtATCTTTGCCCTTTTCCATATCCTACCGCGcgctaataatatttaaaatgggAATATGATTGAGGACAGTTGATTGGTTCCACCATATTGTTTCACAGccaataaaaacatatacagGATTGTCGCGTTTtttacaagggaacggacagaactgtccctcaccgattttaatgagctttagatatgttgtagaatatgaaaaaatattaagcctatattttttttagcggcgTATCTCGATGTTTAGGTGTTGAAACCatccctcgaaaataacgcgttttttcgtttttggcgaatatctttgaaaatataaggtttatgaaaaaatgatttatataaaagttttatggtattttatactctttataatagtatatttacaatagtatatttagattttcaaaaaatttcaaattttttaatttatcccaccccaccccttttttcaaaattttgaaaattttgtaaggataaaaattaaagagcattaaaagccaaaTCCATCTAAATGCAATGCTTTGCGCGGGCTCAAAAGCTCTTCctttttttggggggggggggtagggGAAATGCCTTTACGCACACCCGTTACGTTTACTTTTTTTCCGGGTTG
Encoded proteins:
- the LOC118648075 gene encoding LOW QUALITY PROTEIN: uncharacterized protein LOC118648075 (The sequence of the model RefSeq protein was modified relative to this genomic sequence to represent the inferred CDS: deleted 1 base in 1 codon); protein product: MYCLYELVHMKISTLDKVLSTTLYLALHPIYLNCCNCFLKTNVRVQTRVQDNNMEIDININDVLQEMITFLECLREAHLPLTLENLREKTVDTLESILNVTTTMMAGISEPYLDMKPGSKSLLWTRNGTDSEEYIGMCVEESQKHIQTHSDRMSGHQDYYETFENERQIASASANIYSGKNDDRDESQMLIGIYKNLSAMQIKSKCYKCGPLFRREGKKLFLSESRACWTALIGSYLLIYRSERHNRPYAIYPIQGYMARPAPNMIPRDRQKSDSAFEMYSPGSETLQFIARTPKDMDQWIAKICEVGCRNKKEREKKRSIVESSLTDHHKDDATCRGYWGAEKSPVIDKSTTKAKSSDDKSSQVEHKNTDERAPPLPARIPRRLPSLPPDSPLVEVLSYRATVEGDDEDDNNIYHRIEDLRNETRYQNMILSKKKQPDERQQQEAFETVQTVEYDDICASNENVVSKFRAHDVLVFQETYDDVITSLRIDATTTEPESNQNAFRVDDEKKEEFYDDVEVS